Proteins found in one Arachis stenosperma cultivar V10309 chromosome 8, arast.V10309.gnm1.PFL2, whole genome shotgun sequence genomic segment:
- the LOC130943335 gene encoding short-chain dehydrogenase TIC 32 B, chloroplastic-like isoform X2, whose protein sequence is MKGTLRYLAGIAGPSGFGSNSTAEQVIHQQHSSSSSSSSNLTAIITGASSGIGAETARVLAKRGVRVVIGARDTKKAKQVKEKIQKEIPNAKVVILEINLSSFASIHSFCSHFIALDLPLNILINNAGVFSQNLEFSQENIEMTFATNYIGHFLLTEILLEKIIETAEKSGIEGRIINVSSVIHSWVKNRDAFHFNDIIKGTNYNGTMAYARSKLANILHAKEIARQLKARNARVTINAVHPGIVKTGIIRGHQGLLTDSIFFIASKLLKSTSQGASTTCYIALSQNTEGISGKYFADCNESKCSRLANDELEAQKLWNQTHALLHNYF, encoded by the exons ATGAAAGGAACACTAAGATACTTAGCTGGAATTGCAGGGCCAAGTGGTTTTGGTTCAAATTCAACTGCTGAACAAGTCATTCATCAACaacattcttcttcttcttcttcttcttccaatcTAACCGCTATTATAACTG GGGCAAGTTCTGGAATTGGAGCTGAAACAGCAAGAGTGTTAGCAAAGAGAGGAGTGAGAGTTGTAATTGGCGCAAGGGATACAAAGAAGGCTAAACAAGTCAAAGAGAAGATACAAAAAGAGATTCCAAATGCTAAGGTTGTGATTTTGGAAATTAATCTTAGCTCCTTTGCTTCTATACACTCATTTTGCTCCCACTTTATAGCTTTGGACCTTCCCCTTAATATTCTCAT AAATAATGCTGGAGTATTCTCTCAAAATCTTGAATTCTCTCAAGAGAATATTGAAATGACATTTGCCACAAATTACATAG GACATTTTTTGTTGACCGAAATTCTATTAGAGAAAATTATAGAAACAGCAGAGAAGAGTGGCATTGAAGGAAGAATCATAAACGTTTCTTCTGTGATTCATAGCTGGGTGAAGAATAGAGATGCCTTTCATTTCAATGACATAATCAAAGGAACAAA CTATAATGGCACAATGGCATATGCTCGGTCAAAATTGGCCAATATTCTACATGCAAAGGAAATAGCTAGGCAACTCAAG GCAAGGAATGCAAGAGTAACTATCAATGCAGTGCATCCAGGTATAGTTAAGACAGGAATTATTAGAGGTCATCAAGGCTTATTAACGG ATTCAATATTTTTCATTGCATCAAAGTTACTTAAATCCACATCACAG GGTGCATCAACAACTTGTTATATTGCTCTGAGCCAAAATACAGAAGGTATAAGTGGAAAATACTTTGCAGATTGCAATGAAAGCAAGTGCTCAAGACTTGCAAATGATGAATTAGAAGCTCAAAAACTATGGAACCAAACCCATGCCTTGTTacataattatttttga
- the LOC130943335 gene encoding short-chain dehydrogenase TIC 32 B, chloroplastic-like isoform X1, with amino-acid sequence MKGTLRYLAGIAGPSGFGSNSTAEQVIHQQHSSSSSSSSNLTAIITGASSGIGAETARVLAKRGVRVVIGARDTKKAKQVKEKIQKEIPNAKVVILEINLSSFASIHSFCSHFIALDLPLNILIRNNAGVFSQNLEFSQENIEMTFATNYIGHFLLTEILLEKIIETAEKSGIEGRIINVSSVIHSWVKNRDAFHFNDIIKGTNYNGTMAYARSKLANILHAKEIARQLKARNARVTINAVHPGIVKTGIIRGHQGLLTDSIFFIASKLLKSTSQGASTTCYIALSQNTEGISGKYFADCNESKCSRLANDELEAQKLWNQTHALLHNYF; translated from the exons ATGAAAGGAACACTAAGATACTTAGCTGGAATTGCAGGGCCAAGTGGTTTTGGTTCAAATTCAACTGCTGAACAAGTCATTCATCAACaacattcttcttcttcttcttcttcttccaatcTAACCGCTATTATAACTG GGGCAAGTTCTGGAATTGGAGCTGAAACAGCAAGAGTGTTAGCAAAGAGAGGAGTGAGAGTTGTAATTGGCGCAAGGGATACAAAGAAGGCTAAACAAGTCAAAGAGAAGATACAAAAAGAGATTCCAAATGCTAAGGTTGTGATTTTGGAAATTAATCTTAGCTCCTTTGCTTCTATACACTCATTTTGCTCCCACTTTATAGCTTTGGACCTTCCCCTTAATATTCTCAT CAGAAATAATGCTGGAGTATTCTCTCAAAATCTTGAATTCTCTCAAGAGAATATTGAAATGACATTTGCCACAAATTACATAG GACATTTTTTGTTGACCGAAATTCTATTAGAGAAAATTATAGAAACAGCAGAGAAGAGTGGCATTGAAGGAAGAATCATAAACGTTTCTTCTGTGATTCATAGCTGGGTGAAGAATAGAGATGCCTTTCATTTCAATGACATAATCAAAGGAACAAA CTATAATGGCACAATGGCATATGCTCGGTCAAAATTGGCCAATATTCTACATGCAAAGGAAATAGCTAGGCAACTCAAG GCAAGGAATGCAAGAGTAACTATCAATGCAGTGCATCCAGGTATAGTTAAGACAGGAATTATTAGAGGTCATCAAGGCTTATTAACGG ATTCAATATTTTTCATTGCATCAAAGTTACTTAAATCCACATCACAG GGTGCATCAACAACTTGTTATATTGCTCTGAGCCAAAATACAGAAGGTATAAGTGGAAAATACTTTGCAGATTGCAATGAAAGCAAGTGCTCAAGACTTGCAAATGATGAATTAGAAGCTCAAAAACTATGGAACCAAACCCATGCCTTGTTacataattatttttga
- the LOC130944966 gene encoding cell division cycle protein 48 homolog, with translation MAKGQSSSSDQKSEKKDYSTAILERKKSPNRLVVDESINDDNSVVTLHPDTMEKLNFFRGDTVLVKGKKRKDTVCIVLADDQCEEPRIRMNKVVRSNLRVRLGDVVSVHQCSDVKYGKRVHILPIDDTIEGVTGNLFDAYLKPYFMESYRPVRKGDLFLVRGGMRSVEFKVIETDPGEYCVVAPDTEIFCEGEPIKREDEERLNEVGYDDVGGVRKQMAQIRELVELPLRHPQLFKSIGVKPPKGILLYGPPGSGKTLIAKAVANETGAFFFLINGPEIMSKLAGESESNLRKAFEEAEKNSPSIIFIDELDSIAPKREKTHGEVERRIVSQLLTLMDGLKTRSHVIVVGATNRPNSIDPALRRFGRFDREIDIGVPDEVGRLEVLRIHTKNMKLSDNVDLERVARDTHGYVGADLAALCTESALQCIREKMDVIDLEDESIDAEILNSMAVTNEHFQTALTSSNPSALRETVVEVPNVSWDDIGGLENVKRELQETVQYPVEHPEKFEKFGMSPSKGVLFYGPPGCGKTLLAKAIANECQANFISVKGPELLTMWFGESEANVREIFDKARQSAPCVLFFDELDSIATQRGSSSGDSGGADRVLNQLLTEMDGMSVKKTVFIIGATNRPDIIDPALLRPGRLDQLIYIPLPDDSSRLQIFKACLRKSPISKDVDLSALARYTHGFSGADITEICQRACKYAIREDIEKDIEMERRKIENPEAMEEDNEDTDVVAEIKPSHFEESMKFARRSVSDADIRKYQLFAQTLQQSRGFGSEFRFADRTTDTTSAAGASDPFSSATAEGDDDLYG, from the exons ATGGCTAAGGGTCAATCCTCTTCTTCTGATCA GAAAAGTGAAAAGAAGGATTATTCAACTGCGATATTAGAACGAAAGAAGTCTCCGAATCGGCTTGTTGTGGATGAATCAATCAATGATGATAATTCTGTTGTTACTTTGCATCCTGATACCATGGAAAAGCTCAATTTTTTCCGAGGGGATACTGTTCTGGTTAAG GGGAAGAAGAGAAAGGACACTGTTTGCATTGTTCTTGCTGATGATCAGTGCGAAGAGCCCAGAATTCGGATGAACAAAGTTGTAAGGTCTAATCTTAGGGTTAGGCTTGGAGATGTTGTCTCTGTTCATCAATGTTCTGATGTGAAGTATGGGAAGCGAGTTCACATCCTTCCCATCGATGATACTATCGAGGGTGTCACCGGCAACTTGTTTGATGCATATCTAAAGC CATATTTTATGGAGTCGTACCGACCTGTGAGGAAAGGGGACTTGTTTCTTGTTAGAGGCGGAATGCGAAGTGTTGAATTCAAGGTGATAGAAACTGATCCTGGTGAATATTGTGTCGTGGCACCGGATACTGAAATCTTCTGCGAGGGAGAGCCGATTAAACGCGAGGATGAAGAGAGACTAAATGAAGTTGGCTATGATGATGTTGGGGGTGTTAGGAAGCAAATGGCTCAAATTCGTGAGCTCGTAGAACTTCCACTCAGGCATCCGCAACTCTTCAAATCGATCGGTGTTAAGCCCCCGAAAGGAATCTTGCTTTATGGACCACCAGGTTCCGGGAAGACTCTGATTGCAAAAGCAGTTGCTAATGAGACCGGTGCATTCTTCTTTTTGATCAATGGACCGGAAATCATGTCGAAGCTGGCTGGTGAAAGTGAAAGCAATCTGAGGAAGGCATTTGAAGAAGCCGAAAAGAATTCCCCTTCTATCATTTTCATTGATGAATTGGATTCAATTGCTCCAAAAAGAGAAAAGACACATGGTGAGGTAGAGAGGCGTATAGTATCGCAACTTTTGACTCTAATGGATGGCCTCAAGACCCGTTCGCATGTTATTGTCGTCGGAGCAACAAATAGGCCCAACAGTATTGATCCTGCTTTGAGAAGGTTTGGAAGGTTTGATCGCGAAATTGATATCGGTGTACCAGATGAAGTTGGAAGGTTGGAGGTTCTTAGAATTCATACTAAGAACATGAAGCTTTCTGATAAT GTTGATCTTGAAAGAGTTGCAAGGGACACTCATGGTTATGTAGGAGCAGATCTTGCTGCTCTATGCACAGAGTCTGCGCTGCAGTGTATAAGAGAGAAGATGGATGTGATTGACTTGGAAGATGAATCAATAGATGCTGAGATTCTGAATTCCATGGCTGTCACCAATGAGCACTTCCAAACTGCTTTGACTTCTTCGAACCCGTCTGCGTTGCGTGAAACA GTTGTGGAGGTTCCAAATGTTTCCTGGGATGACATTGGAGGTCTAGAGAATGTTAAAAGGGAGCTTCAAGAG ACGGTTCAATACCCGGTGGAACATCCTGAGAAGTTTGAGAAATTCGGCATGTCGCCTTCCAAAGGTGTTCTTTTCTATGGCCCTCCGGGCTGCGGCAAAACCCTGCTTGCAAAAGCTATTGCAAATGAATGCCAGGCCAACTTCATAAGTGTCAAGGGACCTGAGTTGCTTACTATGTGGTTCGGTGAAAGTGAGGCAAACGTTCGCGAGATATTCGACAAGGCCCGGCAGTCTGCACCATGTGTGCTTTTCTTTGATGAACTCGACTCTATTGCAACCCAG CGAGGAAGTTCAAGTGGGGATTCCGGCGGTGCTGATAGAGTGTTGAACCAACTACTAACAGAGATGGATGGAATGTCTGTTAAGAAAACAGTGTTCATCATTGGAGCAACAAACAGACCTGACATTATAGACCCTGCATTGCTTCGGCCAGGACGTCTTGACCAATTGATATACATTCCTTTACCGGATGACAGTTCACGTCTCCAGATCTTCAAGGCGTGCTTGAGGAAGTCACCAATCTCGAAGGACGTCGATCTTTCGGCTCTTGCTCGTTATACTCATGGGTTTAGTGGTGCAGACATTACTGAGATTTGTCAAAGAGCTTGTAAGTATGCCATTAGAGAAGATATTGAGAAG GACATTGAGATGgagagaagaaaaatagagaACCCTGAAGCCATGGAAGAAGATAATGAAGACACTGATGTAGTGGCTGAGATAAAACCATCACACTTTGAAGAGTCCATGAAGTTTGCTCGGAGGAGTGTCAGCGACGCCGACATCAGAAAATACCAACTGTTTGCTCAGACATTGCAACAGTCTCGCGGGTTCGGATCGGAGTTCCGGTTCGCAGATAGGACTACTGATACCACTTCTGCTGCTGGTGCCTCTGACCCTTTCTCATCTGCTACAGCTGAAGGAGATGATGATCTATATGGTTAA
- the LOC130946238 gene encoding uncharacterized protein LOC130946238 codes for MESTKEQHGLLHQILPSRLEDTGLEDCALPPESIHQAFLKAAAAAKSAAAIFSDDDDETAGNCVNDPWLAAAEGTSDAVIGIESENELPGACAVEKGCEEGGDEVKVSGGSSCEAKEVVNEIVVGE; via the coding sequence ATGGAGTCAACCAAAGAACAACACGGATTACTGCACCAGATCCTACCCTCGCGCCTTGAAGATACAGGCCTCGAAGATTGTGCTCTTCCGCCTGAATCCATCCACCAAGCATTCCTTAAAGCAGCCGCTGCCGCGAAGTCCGCCGCCGCGATTTTTTCCGATGACGACGACGAGACCGCCGGAAATTGCGTCAACGACCCGTGGCTAGCCGCAGCCGAGGGAACCTCCGATGCTGTGATTGGGATCGAGTCGGAGAACGAGTTGCCCGGAGCATGTGCCGTCGAAAAAGGATGCGAAGAAGGTGGCGATGAGGTGAAGGTCTCTGGTGGTAGCAGCTGCGAAGCGAAGGAGGTTGTGAACGAAATTGTGGTTGGAGAATGA